The Tistrella bauzanensis DNA segment AGCGGTGGAGAAGCAGGGGATGGAATGTGGACAAGCCGGCCCTACAGGCACCGATAGGCCGCGTCCACCAGCGACTGGCCGCGCGGGTTCAGCAGCAGCCCCGGCCCCATGCGGGTCATGGCATAGCCGAAGGCCAGGCCGTGATCAGGGTCGGCGAAGCCCACTGATCCGCCGGCGCCGACATGACCGAAGGCGGACCGGCCGATGATCAGGCTGTCGGGGTTGCCTGGCCGACCGCGATTGTCCATCCGCAGCATGAAGCCGGGACCGAAACAGGTCGGCTGCAGCAGCGTGGCATCCATCTGGGTGGCACCCATGGGATCGGCGAAGCGGGCGATGCGGTCGCCGCCAAGTCCCAGCGGATCGCCCGCCGGCGCCAGCAATGCCGCATACATCCCGGCCAGACCACGAGCATTGGTCACCCCGCTGGCGGCACCGATCACGGCGGCACGCCCGGCGCGGGTATTCACGCCGCGCGCCGCCCAGTCACCATGATTGAACACGAACAGATTCTGGATGCTGCCAGCCTCACGCGCCGCCATCAGGAACGGGCTTGGCGGCACATCACGCACCGGCCGGTGGACGATCACCGGCGCCACCCGGGGCTCCCGCGCCTCTGGCAGCCCGATCCAGAAATCCAGGCCGAGCGGCCGGGCGATCTCGTCGGCGAAAAAATCCCCTAGGTCGCGGCCGTCGACCCGCCGGATCAACTCGCCGGCCAGGAAACCCATGGTCAGGGGATGATAGCCGGTGCGGGTGCCGGGTTCCCAGAACGGTGTCTCGTCGGCCAGATGAGCCACCATGTAATCGGGATCGGTCAGGCAATCGACCTTCAACCGGGCGCGGATGACCGGCAGGCCGATGCTGTGATCCAGGATCATCCGCGCGGTCGCGCGGCCTTTGCCATGGGCGGCGAAATCCGGCCAGACATCGGCGATCGGCGCATCCAGATCCAGCCGCCCGCGCGCCGCCAGCAGATGCAGGCACAGCGCCGTCGCCCCCTTGGTGGCCGAGAACACCACCACCACCGTGTCGCGGTCCCAGGCCCGGCCCGTGGCGGGGTCGGCGATGCCGCCCCACAGATCCACCACCACCCGGCCGTCCTGCACCACGCTCACCGAGGCGCCGGCCTCGTTATGTGTGGTGAAATTGCAGGCGAAGGCATCGGCCACCGCCGTGAAGCGCGGATGGCAGATGCCGTCCACGCGGATCTCGCTGTCCCCGACCATCGCCAGGGCACGCCGGTAGGGCTCGGCCGCGGCATGCGCCATGGTCATGCGGTTATCCTCTCTGTTCGCCACCCGTCGGTGCAGCCCTGGCTCCGGATTGCCATCTCACGATTAAGTCGATCATATAAATCTATCGACTAAAACGATCGGCTTAATTACCGTAAACCAAGGCCCGACACGCGTCAACAGGCGGGGATGAACCCCGTAGATGGGGTGAGGAAACCTTCGGCATGACCATTCAGACGCCCGTCCCCGGCATCACGCCGCCATCCGACGAAGCCCGTGCGGCCCCGGATGCGGCCTTTGCCGCGGCGATCCGCATCGCCAACATCCCCACACTGCTGATGGTGCTGGTGCAGTTGACCGGCGATCCGTCCTGGCTGAACGCGCCATATCGGCCGCGCCGGGGCCGGGGGCTCGACGACAACGACGATGGCGGCCTGGCCCACGACATCCAGGCCCGCATCCGCGACGCGGCGCTCGCGGCGGTTCTGGCCTGGCGCGATGGCCGGCCAGTGGCGATGCCGGCACCATCCGACGACCTGCTGGTGCGGATGTTGAGCGTGGCGATGGCCGAGCCGGTGCCGGATGACTATGGCGAGATCATCGCCTCCGGCCTTGGGCTGAAGCCGCACCGGCTGGACACGGCCGTCGACGGCACGACCGGCGCCGCCGCTGTCCCGGCAGGCTTTCATGCGGTGATCATCGGCGCCGGCGTGTCGGGGATCTGCGCCGCCATCCGGCTGCGCGCGCGCGGCATCCGGGTGACGATCGTGGAAAAGGGCCATGATTTCGGCGGCACCTGGCGCGAGAACCGCTATCCCGGCGCCGGGGTCGATACCCCCAACCATATCTATTCCTTCTCGTTCGCCCAGCACGACTGGCCGGAGTATTTCGCGCTTCAGGGCGAGTTGTTCGCCTATTTCAAAGGCGTGGCCGAGCGCTTCGACCTGCGGTCCTGCACCCGCTTCGACACCACCGTTCAGGCCGCGCGCTGGGACGCCACCGTCTGCCGGTGGACGGTCACGACGCGTGGCGATGATGGCCGCACCGACAGCCTGGCCGCCGATATCGTGGTCAGCGCCGTGGGCGTGCTGAACACCCCGCTGGTGCCCGATATCCCCGGGCTCGATGGCTTCAACGGCCCGTGCTTTCACACCGCCCGCTGGCCCGGGGGGCTGGATCTTGCCGGGCAACGCGTCGCCATCATCGGCAATGGCGCATCGGCGATGCAGGTGGCGCCGGCGATCGCCGGTCAGGTGGCGCATCTGACTATCCTGGCGCGGTCGAAGCAGTGGGCCGCGCCCTTTCCGCAATTCAGGAAGCCGGTGCCCGACCCGGTCCGCTTCCTGCTGCGCAACCTGCCGCTGTATCAGGCCTGGTATCGCCAGCGTCTGGCCTGGACCTTCAACGACCGCATTCACGGCTCGTTGCAGAAGGATTCCGACTGGCCGCATCCTGAGCGGGCCATGAATGCGGTCAATGACGGCCATCGCCGCGCCTTCACCGCCTATATCCGCGCGGAACTGGCCGATCGCCCCGATCTGGTCGACAAGGTGCTGCCCGAATACCCACCCTTCGGCAAGCGCATGCTGCTGGATAATGGCTGGTATCGCACGATCGCCCGCGACAATGTCTCGCTGGTGACGGAGCGGCTGGCGGAGGTGCGCGGCAGCACCCTGATTGCCGGCGATGGCAGCCGCCATCAGGCCGACGTTCTGGTGATGGCCACCGGCTTCAGGGCAACTGAGTTCCTGGCGTCGGTCGACGTCGTCGGCCGTGACGGCCGCCGGCTGGCCGAGGTCTGGCATGGCGACGACGCCCGCGCCTATCTGGGCACCACCATTCCGGGCTTCCCCAATCTCTTCACCCTGCTGGGGCCGAATGTCGGGCTGGGCCATGGCGGCAGTATCATCGCCGCCGTGGAACTGCAGACCGATTACCTGATCAGCGCGCTGGAGCGGATGTTCGCCCGCAGGGCCCGAACCATCGAAGTCCGCGCCGATGTTCACGACCGCTACAACCAGCAGGTCGATGCCCACCACGACCGCATGGTCTGGACCCATCAGGGCACCGATAACTGGTATCGCAACAGTCGGGGGCGGGTGGTGGCGATCACCCCCTGGCGCAATGACGACTTCTGGCGCATGACCCGCGCGGCCAACCCGGCCGATTACCTGTTCGACGGCTGATATCGGCAGGTCTGGTCACACGCACAGGCTGAACAGGGGCAACAAGGTTGTCATGATCATCGCGCGGCGGGGCCAGCCCCGCCGCGATTTTATGTAAGGAGACCAAGTGCTTCCGTGACGGGATGCTGGTTTTCTAGACAACCGTTGGGGCATGGTCCGCATGGACGGAAACCCCCGCCTGTCCTGGATTAAGCCAATGAAACAGCTTGATTTAGCGGGAGGCTGCCATGCATTGCAGCCATGGCCGCTCGTCACAATTCTGTCATCGAACTGTGATATTCCCGTCTCTGAGCAGGATTAGACCATGGGGTGCGCAGGCCGAGGTGGAAAGACATCCGCCGCCGCCGCGTTCGAGATCGGTACCGGTCGGCGCACGGCCACCGGACAGCACACAAGTTTACATCCAACAGGAGTTGGAACCGTGTTCAAGAAAGCCGCGCTTCTGTCGGCGGTTGCGATCATTGCGATCAGCACCCCGGCCCTCGCCCGCGACCAGATCCGCATCGTCGGCTCGTCGACCGTCTATCCGTTTGCGACCGCGGTCGCCGAGGAATTCGGCAAGACCTCGGGCTTCCCGACCCCGGTCATCGAGAGCACCGGTTCGGGCGGCGGCCTGAAGCTGTTCTGCGCCGGCGTCGGCACCCAGTTCCCCGACATCACCAATTCCTCGCGCCGGATCAAGAAGTCCGAGGTCGAGGAATGCGCCAAGAACGGCGCCACCGAGGTCACCGAGGTGAAGATCGGCTTCGACGGCATCGTGCTGGCCAACAACATCAACGGCCCGACGATGGACATCAGCCGCGCCGAGATCTGGCAGGCGCTGGCCAAGCAGGTTCCGGTCGACGGCAAGCTGGTCGACAATCCGTACAAGAACTGGAACGAGATCGATCCGTCGCTGCCGAACGAGGCGATCGAGGTTCTGGGCCCCCCTCCGACCTCGGGCACCCGTGACGCCTTCGTCGAACTGGTCATGGAGCATGGCTGCGAAGAGTTCGACGCCGTGAAGGCCATCGAAGACAAGAAGATGCGCGGCGCGGTCTGCAAGTCGATGCGTGAAGACGGCGCCTTCATCGAAGCTGGCGAGAACGACAACCTGATCGTGCAGAAGCTGGTCTCGACCCCGACCGCCTTCGGCATCTTCGGCTACAGCTTCCTGGAAGAGAACGGCGACAAGGTGAAGGCCGCCACCGTCGAAGGCGTGGCGCCGGAATATGACGCCATCTCCAGCGGCGAATACCCGGTCTCGCGCTCGATGTACTTCTACGTCAAGAACGCCCATGTCGGCACCGTGCCGGGCATCAAGGAATATGTCACCGAGTTCACCTCGGAAGACGCCTTCAGCCCGGTTGGCTATCTGGCCCAGCGCGGCCTGATCGCCCTGCCGGATGCGGCGCGCGCCGAGGTCGCCAAGACCGCGCAGTCGCTGACCCCGATGAAGATGTGACCGACGGCATATCCATGGGCGGTCATCATCCCATGATCCCCGTGAATGCCTGACGTGACAACAGCGGCGGCTTCGCCCGGCACCGGTTTGTGCCCCGTGAAGCCGCCGTTATCCTGACCGGGCCGGGGCGGCGGAACGACGACATGACCCCCGTATCGGTCCGATGCCTGAAGGGCAGAGGCGGCGCATGACGGTAAGCTCATTCGTGCTGATCGTGCTGATCCTGAGCGCGATCGCATTTTTCCTGGGACGCAGACGGTCGATGTCGCTTGCCGGCGGCAAGATGTCGACGCTGCATTCGCGTCCGGGATATTACGGCTGGTATGTCGCGCTGTGGTGCGGCCTGCCCGCGATCCTGATGGCGCTGGCCTGGATCGTGCTGCGCACGCCACTGATCAACGGCGCCGTGTCGGATGTCATTCCGCCCGACGTGGTCGCTGCCGGCAGCGGCCCGGTCAATCTGTTCATGGCCGATGCCTACAACCTCGCCACCGGCAACATCGTCTCGCGGGAACCGACCCCGGCGGTGCAGGAAGCGGCCTCGATCATCCTTGGCCTGACCCGCACGGTGAACCTGGCCTTCGCCGGTATCGGTATGGCGCTGGCGCTGGCCGGCCTCACCTTCGCCTATCGGCGGATCACCCCCGACTTCCGCTCCCGCAACCGGGTCGAGCGGATCCTGCGCATCCTGCTGATCATCGCCTCGACATTGTCGATCTTCACCACCATCGGCATCGTGCTGTCGGTGCTGTTCGAATCGATCCGCTTCTTCCAGCGCATCCCGATCTTCGACTTCCTGTTCGGCCTGCACTGGAGCCCGCAGATCGCGATCCGCGCCGATCAGGTGGCGGCGGAAGGCTCGTTCGGTATCATCCCGCTGTTCGCGGGCACCCTGTTGATCACCTTCATCGCCCTGCTGGTCGCCATCCCGATCGGCCTGCTGGCCGCCATCTACATGTCGGAATATGCCGGCCGCCGCACCCGCGCGGTCGCCAAGCCGCTGCTTGAGATCCTGGCCGGCATCCCCACCGTGGTCTATGGCTTCTTCGCCGCCCTGACCGTGGCGCCGCTGGTGCGCGGCTTCGGCGAGAGCCTGGGCATCGATGCCGCGTCGGAATCGGCGCTGGCCGCCGGTCTGGTGATGGGCATCATGATCATCCCCTTCGTGTCCTCGCTGACCGACGACGTGATCAATGCCGTGCCCCAGACCATGCGCGACGGCTCGCTGGGCCTTGGCGCCACGACGTCGGAGACCATCAAGCTGGTCATCCTGCCCGCGGCGCTGCCGGGCATCGCCGCCGCCTGCCTGCTCGCCTTCTCCCGCGCGATCGGCGAGACGATGATCGTGGTGATGGCCGCCGGTCTTGCCGCCAACCTGACCGCCAACCCGTTCGAGGCGGTGACCACGGTGACCGTGCAGATCGTGACCCTTCTGGTCGGCGATCAGGAATTCGACAGCGCCAAGACACTGGCCGCCTTCGCCCTGGGCCTGGTGCTGTTCGTGATGACGCTGGCGCTGAACGTGGTCGCCCTGCACATCGTCCGCAAATACCGCCAGGCATATGATTGAGCGACGGGAGCCACAGGTCATGACCGACAGCACCATGGACCAGACCAACGCCCCCGCCATCCGCCGGGAAAGCCCCCATGCCGGGGCGGCCGCCGCCGCCCGCCTGAAGGCCCGTCGCCGCTCGGAACGCCGCTTCAAGGCCTATGGCCTCGGCGCCGTCCTTCTGGCCATCACCATGCTGGTCGTGCTGCTCAGTACCCTGGCCGGCCAGGGTCTGGGCGCCTTCACCCAGACCCAGGTCGCGGTCGAGGTCAATCTCGACCCCGCTTTGCTCGACCCTGAGGGAAATCGCGACCTGCGGGTCATCGGCGATGCCAACTACACCGGCCTGATGACCAACATCGTCCGCGACAATTTCGGCGCCACCCAGCGCCGCGATATCCTGAAGTCGCTGGGCGTCTTCAGCCGCGATGCCCGGTTCGAGCTGCGCGACTTCGTGCTTGAGAACCCCGAGCTGATCGGCACCACCCAGACCATCTGGCTGACGGCCTCAGGTGATATCGACATGCTGGACAAGGGCTGGATCGATCGTGACCTGCCCGAAGACCAGCGCCGGGTCGATGACCGTGTGCTGGGCTGGTATGACGCGCTGGACGCCAAGGATGCCGTCGACCGTGCCTTCAATGTCCGCTTCTTCACCGGCGCCGACAGCCGGTCGCCGGAGCTGGCTGGCATCTGGGGCGCCACGGTCGGATCGGCGCTGACGCTGTTCATCTGCTTCATCCTGTCCTTCCCGATCGGCGTCACCACCGCCATCTATCTGGAAGAATTCGCACCCAAGAACCGCTGGACCGATCTGATCGAGGTCAACATCAACAACCTCGCGGCGGTCCCCTCGATCGTGTTCGGTCTGCTGGGTCTGGCGGTGTTCATCGGCTTCTTCGGCATGCCACGATCGGCGCCGGTGGTCGGCGGCTTCACCCTGGCGCTGATGACCCTGCCGACCATCATCATCGCCACCCGCGCCGCCCTGAAGGCGGTGCCGCCGTCGATCCGCCAGGCCGCCCAGGGGCTGGGCGCCAGCCCGGTGCAGGTGGTGTTCCACCATGTGCTGCCGCTGGCCATGCCCGGCGTGCTGACCGGCACCATCCTTGGCATGGCCCAGGCGCTGGGTGAAACCGCCCCGCTGCTGATGATCGGCATGGTCGCCTTCATCGCCGACACGCCCGGGGGCTTCTCGTCGCCCGCGACCGTGCTGCCGGTGCAGATCTTCTTGTGGGCCGACAGCCCGGAACGCGCCTTTGTCGAAAAGACCGCGGCCGCCATTCTGGTGCTGTTGAGCTTCCTGATCCTGATGAACGCGATCGCGATCGTGCTGCGCCGGCGGTTCGAGCGCCGCTGGTGAGCCCCGCTCTCTGATCCAAGCCCCTTGATCCCGCGCGCCCGACAGCAAGATCCGGGCCGCGGGCCGGACCCTTCAGCGGAGACTCCGCCCGATGAACAGCAGCTCCATCCCCTCGGGCGCCGTGCCCAAGATGACCGCGCGCAAGCTCAACCTGTTCTATGGTGAGAAGCAGGCGCTGTTCGATGTCGACCTCGACATCTTCGCCAACAGCGTCACTGCGCTGATCGGCCCGTCGGGCTGCGGCAAGTCGACCTTCCTGCGCTGCCTGAACCGCATGAACGACACCATCGCCGGCGTCAGGATCGACGGCAAGGTGAAGCTTGAGACCACCGACATCTATGACCGCTCGGTCGATGTGGTGCAGTTGCGCGCGCGGGTCGGCATGGTGTTCCAGAAGCCGAACCCCTTCCCGAAGACGATCTACGAGAATGTGGCCTACGGGCCCCGCATCCATGGCCTGGCCGACAGCCGCGCCGAGCTTGACGATATCGTCGAACGGTCGCTGAAGCGCGCCGGTCTGTTCGAGGAAGTGAAGAACCGTCTTCAGGAAGGCGGCACCGGCCTGTCGGGCGGCCAGCAGCAGCGGCTGTGCATCGCCCGCGCCATCGCGGTCGATCCGGAAGTGATCCTGATGGACGAGCCCTGCTCGGCGCTGGACCCGATCGCCACCGCGCGCATCGAGGAACTGATCGACGAACTGCGCGAGAACTACACCATTGCGATCGTCACCCATTCGATGCAGCAGGCCGCCCGCGTGTCGCAGCGCACCGCCTTCTTCCATCTGGGCCAGCTGGTCGAATATGGCGATACCGAGCAGGTGTTCACCAACCCGCGTGAAACCCGCACCCAGGATTACATCACCGGCCGGTTCGGCTGACCGGAAGCCTTGAGGGGGAGACGACACCCATGCCCATCACCGGCCAGCACATCGTGAAATCCTTCGACGAGGAAATCGCGCGTCTCGGCAATGACATCGTCCGCATGGGCGGACAGGTCGAGACCCAGATCGATCTGGCGATGCGCGCCATCGCCAGCCGCGACAGCGAGCTTGCAAGCGAGGTCGTCGCCGGCGACAGCAAGGTCGACGGCCTGGAAGACATGATCGAGGAACAGGTGGTGCGCCTGTTCGCCCTGCGCTCTCCCGTCGCCAACGATCTGCGGCTGGCCTTCGCCGCGATGCGGATCGCGGCCGAGCTGGAGCGGATGGGCGATCTGGCCAAGAATGCCGCCAAGCGCGCGATCATTCTGAACCAGGCGGCACCGGTGCGCCCGGTGCATGTGCTGCCGCGTATGGCAGCCGTGGTGCAGCGGATGCTGAAGGACGTGCTCGACGCCTTCGTCGAGCGCGATGCCGACCGTGCCCGCGCGGTTTGGCGCAATGATGCCGAGGTCGACGAGCTGCATAACAGCCTGTTCCGCGAGCTTCTGACCTACATGATGGAAGACCCGCGCCACATCACCGCCTGCACCCATATGCTGTTCATCGCCAAGAACATCGAGCGCATGGGCGACCACACCACCAACATCGCCGAACAGGTGATCTTCGTGGTCGAGGGCAGCAAGCCCGACACCCTGCGCCCCAAGACCGAGACCGTGATCAACCGGTCGGGCGACGCCGCCGTCGACGACTGACCCGCCGGCGGAACCGGCCTTCCGAGGCCGGTTCCGCGCGCGCCCTTCTCTCCAGACCCGGCACTGCCCCGCCTCCCCTCTTGAAAACATCCGACCCGGCAGGCCGCGACCCTGATGCCGCCGCCGCGTAACGCCCATGGAGGACACCCGAGCGATGCGTCCGAAGATCATGGTCGTCGAAGACGAAACCGCGATCGTCACCATTCTGCGCTATAATCTCGAACGCGCAGGCTTCGCCGTCGAGGAAGCGAATGATGGCGAGGAGGCGCTGTGGCGCATCCGCGAGGTGAAGCCCGACGTCCTGCTGCTGGACTGGATGCTGCCCAAGCTCTCGGGGCTGGAACTCTGCCGCCAGTTGCGCCGCGACCCTGAGACCCGCAATCTGCCGATCATCATGCTGACCGCGCGGGGCGAGGAAACCGACCGCGTGCGCGGACTCGACAGCGGCGCCGATGATTACGTGCCCAAGCCGTTCTCGCCGCAGGAGGTGATCGCCCGCATCCGCGCCGTGCTGCGCCGGATCCGGCCGGCCTTTTCGGAAGAGGTTCTGGCCTATGCCGATCTGCAGATGGATCTGGCGGCCCACAAAGTGACCCGCTCGGCCGAGCCGGTGCATCTGGGCCCGACCGAGTTCCGCCTGCTGCGCTTCCTGATGGAACATCCCGGCCGGGTGTTTTCCCGCGAGCAACTGCTGGATGGCGTCTGGGGCCAGGATATCTATGTCGAGCCGCGCACGGTCGATGTTCATATCCGCCGCTTGCGCAAGGCATTGAACGGCGAGAACCTGCCCGACCTGATCCGCACTGTCCGCTCGGCCGGCTATGCGCTGGATGTGCAGGGCACTGCGGCCTGACCCGCTGCCCGTGCGGCCCTGGCCGGTATCACGCCGGATCTTTCATTCCGGTGTCACCAGCCTGTCACGACCTCCGGTTAATTTCACCGCAACACGGCCGTCGGCGCACGCGACCGGCGGCCATTTGCGTGAATGAGGATGTCGGATCATGACCGAGATGGCTCCGCGGGGCGACCGGCCGCTGCGTTACGATGAAGACGATGCCAACCCCACCAACAAGACCCTGGCCGGCCCGTCGATCGGCGAGATCATCGATCGTCGTTTCAGCCGCCGCACGGCGCTGAAGGGCCTGTTCGGTGGCACTGCCGCGGTCGTTGCCGGTGGCGCGCTGACCGCGGGGCTGCTCGGCACCACCGGTCTCGCCGGTGCGGCGCATGCGGCCGATGCCGCCGCCACCACGCTGGGCTTCACCGAGGTGCCGGTGGGCTATACCACCGCCGACGCGGTGGCGCCGGGCTATTCGGCCGACGTGCTGATCCGCTGGGGCGACAAGGTGCTGGCCGATGCGCCGGCCTTCGATCCCGCCGCCCAGACCGCCGACGGGCAGCGCCGCCAGTTCGGCTATAACAACGACTTCATCGGCTATCTGCCGCTGCCGGCCGGGTCGGACGCATCCGATCATGGCCTGCTGGTCGTGAACCATGAATACACCAGCGCCGACATGATGTTCGCGGGCGTGACGGCCGACACCCAGCTCAACGAGGCGCAGGTCGCGGTCGAGATCGCGGCCCATGGCCAGTCGGTGATCGAGGTGAAGCGCAGCAACGGCAAATGGGCCGTGGTCGAGGGCAGCCGCTATGCGCGCCGCATCGACACCGGCACCACGCCGATGGTGCTGACCGGCCCCGCCGCCGGCCATGACCGGCTGAAGACCCGGGACGACGCGACCGGCACCCAGGTGATCGGCACCATCAACAACTGCGCCGGCGGCGTCACGCCCTGGGGCACGGTTCTGGTGGCGGAAGAGAATTTCCACGGCTATTTCGCCGGCACCC contains these protein-coding regions:
- a CDS encoding serine hydrolase domain-containing protein, whose amino-acid sequence is MTMAHAAAEPYRRALAMVGDSEIRVDGICHPRFTAVADAFACNFTTHNEAGASVSVVQDGRVVVDLWGGIADPATGRAWDRDTVVVVFSATKGATALCLHLLAARGRLDLDAPIADVWPDFAAHGKGRATARMILDHSIGLPVIRARLKVDCLTDPDYMVAHLADETPFWEPGTRTGYHPLTMGFLAGELIRRVDGRDLGDFFADEIARPLGLDFWIGLPEAREPRVAPVIVHRPVRDVPPSPFLMAAREAGSIQNLFVFNHGDWAARGVNTRAGRAAVIGAASGVTNARGLAGMYAALLAPAGDPLGLGGDRIARFADPMGATQMDATLLQPTCFGPGFMLRMDNRGRPGNPDSLIIGRSAFGHVGAGGSVGFADPDHGLAFGYAMTRMGPGLLLNPRGQSLVDAAYRCL
- a CDS encoding flavin-containing monooxygenase; protein product: MTIQTPVPGITPPSDEARAAPDAAFAAAIRIANIPTLLMVLVQLTGDPSWLNAPYRPRRGRGLDDNDDGGLAHDIQARIRDAALAAVLAWRDGRPVAMPAPSDDLLVRMLSVAMAEPVPDDYGEIIASGLGLKPHRLDTAVDGTTGAAAVPAGFHAVIIGAGVSGICAAIRLRARGIRVTIVEKGHDFGGTWRENRYPGAGVDTPNHIYSFSFAQHDWPEYFALQGELFAYFKGVAERFDLRSCTRFDTTVQAARWDATVCRWTVTTRGDDGRTDSLAADIVVSAVGVLNTPLVPDIPGLDGFNGPCFHTARWPGGLDLAGQRVAIIGNGASAMQVAPAIAGQVAHLTILARSKQWAAPFPQFRKPVPDPVRFLLRNLPLYQAWYRQRLAWTFNDRIHGSLQKDSDWPHPERAMNAVNDGHRRAFTAYIRAELADRPDLVDKVLPEYPPFGKRMLLDNGWYRTIARDNVSLVTERLAEVRGSTLIAGDGSRHQADVLVMATGFRATEFLASVDVVGRDGRRLAEVWHGDDARAYLGTTIPGFPNLFTLLGPNVGLGHGGSIIAAVELQTDYLISALERMFARRARTIEVRADVHDRYNQQVDAHHDRMVWTHQGTDNWYRNSRGRVVAITPWRNDDFWRMTRAANPADYLFDG
- a CDS encoding PstS family phosphate ABC transporter substrate-binding protein, with amino-acid sequence MFKKAALLSAVAIIAISTPALARDQIRIVGSSTVYPFATAVAEEFGKTSGFPTPVIESTGSGGGLKLFCAGVGTQFPDITNSSRRIKKSEVEECAKNGATEVTEVKIGFDGIVLANNINGPTMDISRAEIWQALAKQVPVDGKLVDNPYKNWNEIDPSLPNEAIEVLGPPPTSGTRDAFVELVMEHGCEEFDAVKAIEDKKMRGAVCKSMREDGAFIEAGENDNLIVQKLVSTPTAFGIFGYSFLEENGDKVKAATVEGVAPEYDAISSGEYPVSRSMYFYVKNAHVGTVPGIKEYVTEFTSEDAFSPVGYLAQRGLIALPDAARAEVAKTAQSLTPMKM
- the pstC gene encoding phosphate ABC transporter permease subunit PstC, with the translated sequence MTVSSFVLIVLILSAIAFFLGRRRSMSLAGGKMSTLHSRPGYYGWYVALWCGLPAILMALAWIVLRTPLINGAVSDVIPPDVVAAGSGPVNLFMADAYNLATGNIVSREPTPAVQEAASIILGLTRTVNLAFAGIGMALALAGLTFAYRRITPDFRSRNRVERILRILLIIASTLSIFTTIGIVLSVLFESIRFFQRIPIFDFLFGLHWSPQIAIRADQVAAEGSFGIIPLFAGTLLITFIALLVAIPIGLLAAIYMSEYAGRRTRAVAKPLLEILAGIPTVVYGFFAALTVAPLVRGFGESLGIDAASESALAAGLVMGIMIIPFVSSLTDDVINAVPQTMRDGSLGLGATTSETIKLVILPAALPGIAAACLLAFSRAIGETMIVVMAAGLAANLTANPFEAVTTVTVQIVTLLVGDQEFDSAKTLAAFALGLVLFVMTLALNVVALHIVRKYRQAYD
- the pstA gene encoding phosphate ABC transporter permease PstA, whose translation is MTDSTMDQTNAPAIRRESPHAGAAAAARLKARRRSERRFKAYGLGAVLLAITMLVVLLSTLAGQGLGAFTQTQVAVEVNLDPALLDPEGNRDLRVIGDANYTGLMTNIVRDNFGATQRRDILKSLGVFSRDARFELRDFVLENPELIGTTQTIWLTASGDIDMLDKGWIDRDLPEDQRRVDDRVLGWYDALDAKDAVDRAFNVRFFTGADSRSPELAGIWGATVGSALTLFICFILSFPIGVTTAIYLEEFAPKNRWTDLIEVNINNLAAVPSIVFGLLGLAVFIGFFGMPRSAPVVGGFTLALMTLPTIIIATRAALKAVPPSIRQAAQGLGASPVQVVFHHVLPLAMPGVLTGTILGMAQALGETAPLLMIGMVAFIADTPGGFSSPATVLPVQIFLWADSPERAFVEKTAAAILVLLSFLILMNAIAIVLRRRFERRW
- the pstB gene encoding phosphate ABC transporter ATP-binding protein PstB yields the protein MNSSSIPSGAVPKMTARKLNLFYGEKQALFDVDLDIFANSVTALIGPSGCGKSTFLRCLNRMNDTIAGVRIDGKVKLETTDIYDRSVDVVQLRARVGMVFQKPNPFPKTIYENVAYGPRIHGLADSRAELDDIVERSLKRAGLFEEVKNRLQEGGTGLSGGQQQRLCIARAIAVDPEVILMDEPCSALDPIATARIEELIDELRENYTIAIVTHSMQQAARVSQRTAFFHLGQLVEYGDTEQVFTNPRETRTQDYITGRFG
- the phoU gene encoding phosphate signaling complex protein PhoU; this translates as MPITGQHIVKSFDEEIARLGNDIVRMGGQVETQIDLAMRAIASRDSELASEVVAGDSKVDGLEDMIEEQVVRLFALRSPVANDLRLAFAAMRIAAELERMGDLAKNAAKRAIILNQAAPVRPVHVLPRMAAVVQRMLKDVLDAFVERDADRARAVWRNDAEVDELHNSLFRELLTYMMEDPRHITACTHMLFIAKNIERMGDHTTNIAEQVIFVVEGSKPDTLRPKTETVINRSGDAAVDD
- the phoB gene encoding phosphate regulon transcriptional regulator PhoB, with translation MRPKIMVVEDETAIVTILRYNLERAGFAVEEANDGEEALWRIREVKPDVLLLDWMLPKLSGLELCRQLRRDPETRNLPIIMLTARGEETDRVRGLDSGADDYVPKPFSPQEVIARIRAVLRRIRPAFSEEVLAYADLQMDLAAHKVTRSAEPVHLGPTEFRLLRFLMEHPGRVFSREQLLDGVWGQDIYVEPRTVDVHIRRLRKALNGENLPDLIRTVRSAGYALDVQGTAA